The Nicotiana tabacum cultivar K326 chromosome 14, ASM71507v2, whole genome shotgun sequence genome contains a region encoding:
- the LOC107802565 gene encoding MYB-like transcription factor ETC1: protein MADSEQLSSSDYTPPDSQGKISKEAETEFSQDEEELIIRMYNLLGERWSLIAGRIPGRTAEEIEKYWNTRSSTSQ, encoded by the exons ACAACTTTCTTCCTCTGATTATACTCCTCCTGATTCTCAAG GAAAGATATCGAAAGAAGCTGAAACTGAATTTTCTCAAGATGAAGAAGAATTGATAATCAGGATGTACAATTTGCTCGGCGAGAG GTGGTCTCTTATAGCTGGAAGAATACCCGGACGAACTGCAGAGGAGATTGAGAAGTATTGGAATACTCGATCTTCAACCAGTCAATAA